From Solibacillus isronensis, the proteins below share one genomic window:
- a CDS encoding M15 family metallopeptidase has product MKKIIFILILAVIGFQFFTTEQVGAPDLPQQLSLASYSVSNGDLVLVNRDIALQNEPGNLATIPDDIAENVIVNSEYFLEEQAIAPLKQLFDAAAKDGIEHFIINSAYRSGKLQKQLFEQIGADYALPAGYSEHQTGLSIDIGSTIGKMENVAEGKWMEEHAAEFGYILRYPKHKVDITGIEYEPWHFRYIGLPHSVMMKQHDFVFEEYIAYLKEKQFYKMKLDNTTYFVHYTDNKTSVNTLESDNIKVSGDNVGGYIITSVLEEI; this is encoded by the coding sequence ATGAAAAAGATTATTTTTATACTGATTTTGGCCGTTATTGGCTTTCAATTTTTTACGACTGAACAAGTTGGTGCTCCCGACTTACCTCAGCAGCTTTCACTAGCATCGTACTCCGTCTCAAACGGGGATCTTGTCCTTGTTAACCGGGACATCGCATTACAGAATGAACCAGGCAACTTAGCCACCATTCCAGATGATATTGCTGAAAATGTAATCGTCAATTCAGAGTATTTTCTTGAAGAACAGGCTATTGCACCACTCAAGCAATTATTTGATGCGGCAGCGAAGGATGGAATCGAGCATTTCATAATCAATAGTGCCTATCGCAGCGGAAAACTTCAGAAACAGCTTTTTGAACAAATCGGTGCCGATTATGCCCTGCCAGCCGGCTATAGTGAACATCAGACGGGCTTATCGATTGATATTGGTTCGACTATCGGCAAAATGGAGAATGTTGCAGAAGGAAAATGGATGGAAGAACATGCAGCGGAGTTTGGCTACATTCTACGCTATCCTAAACACAAAGTCGACATTACCGGTATTGAGTATGAACCTTGGCATTTCCGATACATAGGCTTGCCCCATAGCGTGATGATGAAGCAGCACGACTTCGTTTTTGAGGAATATATCGCTTATCTAAAAGAGAAGCAATTTTATAAAATGAAATTAGATAATACAACTTATTTCGTGCATTATACCGATAACAAAACATCTGTTAACACACTTGAATCAGACAATATCAAAGTATCGGGTGATAATGTCGGAGGATATATTATTACTTCCGTATTGGAGGAAATATGA
- a CDS encoding MFS transporter, with translation MSTLKTPNARLTLLALAISSFGIGSTEFISVGLLPLITNEFGITLSTAGLTVSIYALGVTIGAPILTVLTSRLDRKKVLLLVMVLFIVGNLWVAIAPTFTLLLIGRIISAFAHGVFMSIAAVIAADVVAPNKRASAIAFMFTGLTLATVSGVPLGTFIGQITDWRLSFIFIVVIGIIGLISNAFLVPNNLTKSKPISLNDIGKVLSNFRMLLILFITAMGYGGVFVVYTYVSPILENQMGYSPHAIVVILVIYGICVAIGNTIGGHFANINPLRAIFIFFIGLALTLLGVYFSFDSKVIGLIMVLAMGLFMFMNVPGLQLYAVQLSEKYVPAATAMASALNISAFNIGIFLGSYVGGLIVHYQSLDNTPLYGFLMVIIAASITLVWMIVENKQNVCTKNEFPPLSKN, from the coding sequence ATGTCTACATTAAAAACACCAAACGCCAGATTAACACTTCTTGCGTTAGCAATCAGTTCGTTTGGTATCGGTTCCACAGAATTTATTAGCGTTGGATTGCTCCCGCTTATCACAAATGAGTTTGGTATTACTTTAAGTACTGCAGGATTAACAGTATCAATCTATGCATTAGGCGTTACAATCGGAGCACCAATTTTAACGGTTTTGACTTCCCGGCTTGACCGTAAAAAGGTGCTGCTGCTCGTAATGGTACTTTTTATCGTCGGTAATTTATGGGTAGCGATAGCACCAACGTTTACTTTACTGTTGATCGGACGCATTATTTCTGCTTTTGCCCATGGTGTATTTATGTCGATTGCGGCGGTTATTGCTGCTGACGTTGTGGCACCTAACAAACGGGCAAGTGCCATCGCTTTTATGTTTACAGGATTAACTTTGGCAACTGTCAGTGGAGTACCTTTAGGAACATTTATTGGCCAAATAACGGATTGGCGGCTATCATTCATTTTTATCGTCGTTATTGGCATAATTGGGTTAATCAGCAATGCGTTCCTTGTACCAAATAATTTAACAAAAAGTAAACCGATTTCATTAAATGATATCGGAAAAGTATTAAGCAATTTCCGTATGCTGTTAATTTTATTTATTACAGCAATGGGTTACGGAGGCGTATTTGTTGTTTACACATATGTGTCCCCTATTCTTGAAAATCAAATGGGCTACTCTCCTCATGCGATTGTCGTAATATTAGTTATATACGGAATTTGTGTTGCTATTGGCAATACAATCGGTGGCCATTTTGCAAATATTAATCCATTGCGTGCGATATTCATCTTCTTTATTGGACTAGCGTTAACGTTACTTGGTGTATACTTTTCTTTTGATTCCAAAGTAATTGGGCTCATAATGGTATTAGCAATGGGTCTGTTTATGTTTATGAATGTGCCAGGCTTACAACTGTATGCCGTTCAGCTATCCGAGAAATATGTACCAGCTGCTACTGCAATGGCTTCCGCTTTAAATATTTCAGCTTTCAATATCGGGATTTTCCTCGGTTCATATGTCGGCGGTTTAATTGTACATTATCAGTCACTGGACAATACTCCCCTATACGGATTTTTAATGGTAATCATTGCAGCAAGTATTACGTTAGTTTGGATGATAGTAGAAAATAAACAAAATGTTTGTACTAAGAATGAATTCCCGCCATTATCCAAAAATTAA
- a CDS encoding DUF1641 domain-containing protein, producing MSEMNNQQVEKMAVTQEQLDVLDQLLKPEVQASLTTLVDNLPKLAEMTTLLTKAYDFATSVATDETLKNDTVAAVTEMASPVVGTAKSLAQTAIEAKDRAEVNNETVGVFGLLKMLKDPQVQGALRFANAFLQVASERKQMK from the coding sequence ATGTCAGAAATGAATAATCAGCAGGTAGAAAAAATGGCTGTTACACAAGAGCAATTAGATGTATTAGACCAGTTACTAAAGCCAGAGGTACAAGCTTCATTAACTACTTTAGTAGATAACTTACCGAAATTGGCTGAGATGACTACATTATTAACAAAAGCATATGATTTCGCGACGAGTGTTGCAACTGACGAGACATTAAAAAATGATACAGTTGCTGCTGTAACAGAAATGGCTAGTCCAGTCGTTGGTACTGCAAAATCATTGGCACAAACAGCGATCGAAGCAAAAGACCGTGCTGAAGTTAACAATGAAACAGTAGGCGTATTCGGTTTATTAAAAATGTTAAAAGACCCACAAGTTCAAGGGGCATTACGTTTTGCTAATGCATTTTTACAAGTAGCATCTGAACGTAAACAAATGAAATAA
- the cbpA gene encoding cyclic di-AMP binding protein CbpA, with the protein MLVKQRYVKKKDVSYVKETDPIKDVLGQLNDNGYRCIPVLDEAGEKFVGNIYKVQVLEYKLKEGDMKAPVKALTEEPDAFVHENSSFFEVFHSIKQLPYLAVVDTKGNFAGILPHSKVFELLEEAWGYRTGSCAITIALPDTDGILIRVLTAVKKVWPLHCVFSLDDDTTYLRRVIITLAKGAKQSTVDELEAAILKQGARIIDLEVFDKENF; encoded by the coding sequence ATGTTAGTGAAACAAAGATATGTAAAGAAAAAAGATGTAAGTTATGTGAAAGAGACGGATCCTATCAAAGACGTTCTCGGTCAGTTAAATGACAACGGCTACAGATGCATCCCTGTATTGGATGAAGCGGGGGAAAAATTCGTCGGAAATATTTATAAAGTCCAAGTACTCGAATATAAATTAAAAGAAGGCGACATGAAAGCCCCGGTTAAAGCACTTACTGAAGAACCGGATGCTTTCGTCCACGAAAACAGTTCATTTTTTGAAGTATTCCATTCAATTAAACAATTGCCTTATTTGGCCGTTGTTGACACGAAAGGGAACTTTGCCGGTATTTTACCTCATTCTAAAGTATTTGAGTTGCTGGAAGAGGCGTGGGGCTACCGTACAGGAAGCTGTGCCATTACAATTGCATTGCCGGACACAGACGGTATCTTAATTAGAGTTCTGACTGCGGTTAAAAAGGTGTGGCCACTGCATTGTGTGTTCTCTCTTGATGATGATACGACTTATTTACGTCGAGTGATTATTACTCTGGCAAAAGGTGCGAAACAATCGACAGTGGACGAGCTGGAGGCAGCCATCTTAAAACAGGGTGCCCGTATTATTGATTTGGAAGTATTTGATAAAGAAAATTTTTAG
- a CDS encoding winged helix-turn-helix transcriptional regulator: protein MKKVYNIGVEATLEVIGGKWKPVILCHLNHHGQIRTNEFRRLIPGISQKMLTSQLRELEQCGLINRKVYNQVPPKVEYSLTPYGHEMEPVLNLLCTWGEKHIDKLKENGEEVLLMQRDDDIAEQKLS, encoded by the coding sequence ATGAAAAAAGTTTATAATATTGGTGTCGAAGCAACACTCGAAGTCATTGGGGGTAAATGGAAACCAGTCATTCTATGTCACCTCAATCACCATGGTCAAATCCGGACGAATGAATTTCGCCGGTTAATTCCCGGCATTTCACAGAAAATGCTGACGTCCCAATTACGCGAACTTGAGCAATGCGGTTTAATTAATCGTAAGGTGTACAACCAAGTACCGCCGAAAGTGGAATATTCCTTAACCCCATATGGACACGAGATGGAGCCGGTGCTCAACTTACTTTGCACGTGGGGGGAGAAACATATCGATAAATTAAAAGAGAATGGTGAAGAAGTTCTTCTTATGCAGCGTGATGATGATATTGCTGAGCAAAAACTATCCTAA
- a CDS encoding ABC transporter ATP-binding protein, whose translation MANETISSKEQRLVLKRLFTYLKPHKKILAIALFLLVLTVLGDIIGPYLIKVYIDDHLMIGNFDMTPIVTLGVGYFIIQLLNVIITYYQNIKFQELALKVIQQLRIDVFSKIHRLGMRYFDQVPAGSIVSRATNDTEAIKDMFVSVLISFVQAAFLIVGVYFAMFFLNAKLAFYMLLLLPVIMYIIWLYRKMSSVVYMRMREKLSELNAKLSETLSGMSIVQAFRQEPRFNDEFDRVNEEHFQSMMANTKMNSLLLRPIIDLVYFTAIVILLFYFGWTSFETAVEVGVVYAFITYMNRFFDPINQVMERLALFQQAIVAASRVFELIDNEELEPAQQNKPVQVSKGHIEFKNVSFSYDGKQDVLKNISFTVNPGETVALVGHTGSGKSSIINLLMRFYEFKRGEILIDGQSIKDYEQRELREKMGLVLQDPFLFYGTIDSNIRLYNENLTLQKVKEAAEFVQANDFIESLPDGYGSRVTERGSTFSSGQRQLVAFARTIATNPKILVLDEATAAIDTETEVGIQQSLEKMRKGRTTIAIAHRLSTIQDAEQILVLHKGEIVERGTHQQLIAQKGLYHKMYLLQNGIVE comes from the coding sequence ATGGCGAATGAGACGATCTCAAGTAAAGAACAGCGCCTCGTTTTAAAGCGCCTCTTTACGTATTTAAAGCCACATAAAAAGATATTGGCCATTGCGCTGTTTCTTCTTGTTTTAACCGTGCTCGGAGATATTATCGGTCCGTATTTGATCAAAGTCTATATCGACGACCATTTAATGATCGGCAATTTTGATATGACCCCAATCGTCACACTCGGGGTTGGGTACTTTATTATTCAGTTGCTGAACGTTATTATCACATATTATCAAAATATTAAATTCCAGGAGCTTGCACTAAAAGTTATTCAACAACTGCGAATTGATGTGTTTTCAAAAATTCACCGACTTGGCATGCGCTATTTTGATCAGGTTCCGGCTGGTTCAATCGTGTCCAGGGCAACAAATGATACGGAAGCTATTAAAGATATGTTCGTGTCGGTACTCATCAGCTTTGTACAGGCGGCGTTTTTAATTGTCGGGGTGTATTTTGCGATGTTTTTCCTAAATGCAAAGCTAGCATTTTACATGCTGCTTTTGCTGCCGGTCATTATGTACATCATTTGGCTCTACCGCAAAATGAGTTCGGTTGTGTATATGCGCATGCGGGAAAAACTGAGTGAGCTTAATGCGAAACTTTCTGAAACATTATCAGGAATGAGTATCGTGCAGGCTTTCCGTCAAGAACCTCGTTTCAATGACGAATTTGACCGTGTCAATGAAGAGCATTTCCAGTCAATGATGGCCAATACGAAAATGAACAGTCTTTTGCTTCGTCCGATTATTGACTTAGTGTACTTTACAGCAATCGTTATTTTACTGTTTTACTTTGGATGGACATCATTTGAAACAGCAGTGGAAGTCGGGGTTGTTTATGCGTTCATAACATATATGAACCGTTTCTTTGACCCGATCAATCAAGTAATGGAACGTCTCGCACTGTTCCAGCAAGCGATTGTAGCGGCATCCCGTGTATTTGAGCTGATAGATAATGAAGAGCTCGAGCCAGCACAGCAAAACAAGCCGGTTCAAGTTTCAAAAGGCCATATCGAATTTAAAAATGTGTCGTTTAGCTATGACGGCAAGCAAGACGTGCTTAAAAATATTTCGTTCACGGTCAATCCAGGGGAGACGGTTGCATTAGTTGGGCATACCGGCAGCGGAAAGAGTTCAATTATCAATCTCCTAATGCGTTTCTATGAGTTTAAGCGCGGTGAAATTTTAATTGACGGCCAGTCGATCAAAGATTACGAACAAAGGGAACTGCGAGAAAAAATGGGGCTTGTACTGCAAGATCCTTTCCTGTTTTACGGAACGATTGATTCGAACATTCGACTGTATAATGAAAATCTCACATTACAGAAGGTGAAGGAAGCGGCAGAGTTTGTGCAGGCAAATGATTTCATTGAATCGCTTCCGGATGGCTATGGAAGCCGTGTAACAGAACGAGGTTCAACGTTTTCAAGCGGTCAGCGCCAACTGGTGGCTTTTGCGAGGACAATTGCGACAAACCCGAAAATCCTTGTACTCGATGAAGCAACGGCAGCGATCGATACCGAAACGGAAGTCGGTATTCAGCAGTCATTGGAAAAAATGCGCAAAGGCCGTACAACGATCGCAATCGCCCACAGACTTTCAACAATTCAGGATGCCGAGCAAATATTAGTATTGCATAAAGGTGAGATCGTTGAACGTGGTACACACCAGCAACTCATCGCACAAAAAGGGTTATATCACAAAATGTACTTACTACAAAATGGTATAGTGGAATAA
- the rarD gene encoding EamA family transporter RarD produces the protein MSELKKGVLLAIGAYLMWGIIPLYWKQLQHVGSVEILVGRVIWSFVFTVLFVLLIRQYKQMIADIKMLWKNKKQFFLLFIASVFVSLNWGIFIWAVNNGHLLQTSLGYYINPLISVLFGLIFFKEKISRATAVAVIIAAIGVGYQAILGGTIPWVSLALALTFAFYGVIKKQIPLDATRGLAIETLFVLPIAVAIYIYLMNTSEIAFMHVDWKTNLLLMGGGIVTAVPLVLFAKSAQKIPLYLLGFIQFLAPTISLMLGIFLYKEPFTLTEFITFVCIWLAVFIFSASKVLEARKQHATYNKENEVKV, from the coding sequence ATGTCAGAACTAAAGAAGGGCGTCTTATTAGCAATCGGCGCCTATTTAATGTGGGGAATCATTCCCCTGTACTGGAAGCAGCTGCAGCATGTGGGCAGTGTAGAAATATTAGTGGGACGTGTAATTTGGTCCTTTGTATTCACCGTTCTGTTTGTGTTGCTGATCCGTCAGTACAAACAGATGATAGCAGATATAAAAATGCTATGGAAAAATAAGAAACAGTTTTTTTTACTGTTCATAGCATCGGTTTTTGTTTCGCTCAATTGGGGAATTTTTATTTGGGCAGTAAACAATGGACATTTACTACAGACAAGTTTAGGTTATTATATTAATCCGCTTATATCCGTATTGTTCGGATTGATCTTTTTTAAAGAGAAAATTTCCCGGGCAACTGCAGTAGCCGTTATCATTGCGGCCATCGGGGTAGGGTATCAGGCGATATTAGGCGGAACGATTCCTTGGGTATCACTGGCGCTGGCGCTGACATTTGCTTTTTACGGTGTAATTAAAAAGCAGATTCCGCTCGATGCGACACGCGGACTCGCAATCGAAACATTGTTTGTTTTACCGATTGCCGTTGCGATATATATTTATTTAATGAATACGTCGGAAATTGCCTTTATGCATGTGGACTGGAAAACCAATCTATTATTAATGGGCGGCGGGATCGTGACGGCCGTGCCACTTGTACTATTTGCAAAAAGTGCGCAAAAAATTCCACTTTATTTATTGGGCTTTATTCAATTTTTGGCACCAACGATCAGCTTAATGCTCGGTATCTTTTTATACAAGGAGCCTTTTACACTGACAGAATTCATCACTTTCGTATGTATTTGGCTGGCAGTATTCATCTTTTCGGCATCCAAAGTGCTCGAAGCGAGAAAACAACATGCAACGTATAATAAAGAGAATGAAGTTAAAGTATAA
- a CDS encoding NAD(P)/FAD-dependent oxidoreductase, giving the protein MVTKEIVILGAGFAGVLAAQTARKYLNKDEARITVVNQFPTHQIITELHRLAGGTIAEGAVALPLEKIFKGYDINLEIAKVNSFDVESKNVVLSNGKTLQYDTLVVALGSQTGFFGIPGLEENSFVLKSVDEANAIREHIEARIKAYATTKDEADATIVIGGGGLTGVELVGEIVDHFPKVAAKYGVKFEDLKIKLVEAGPKILPVFPENLIDRATQSLSKRGVEFITSTPVTGVEGNVIQLKDREPIVANTLVWTGGVAPLPLVAESGLAADRGKATINDFLQSTSHPEVFVIGDASAHIPNPGDRPTYAPTAQVAWQQGEIAGYNIFAQIKGADLKEFKFTNSGTLGSLGRKDGIATVGANNTQLVGLPASLMKEASNIRYMTHIKALFGLAY; this is encoded by the coding sequence ATGGTAACTAAAGAAATCGTTATTTTAGGTGCTGGATTTGCTGGTGTATTAGCAGCACAAACAGCTCGTAAATATTTAAATAAAGACGAAGCGCGTATTACAGTTGTAAACCAATTCCCTACACATCAAATCATTACTGAATTACACCGTTTAGCTGGCGGTACAATTGCTGAAGGTGCTGTAGCATTGCCACTTGAAAAGATTTTCAAAGGTTATGACATCAACTTGGAAATCGCAAAAGTAAACAGCTTTGACGTTGAAAGCAAAAATGTAGTACTTTCAAACGGCAAAACATTACAATACGATACATTAGTTGTTGCTCTAGGTAGCCAAACTGGTTTCTTCGGAATCCCAGGTTTAGAGGAAAACTCTTTCGTATTAAAATCAGTTGATGAAGCTAATGCAATTCGCGAGCATATCGAAGCACGCATTAAAGCATATGCAACAACAAAAGACGAAGCAGATGCGACAATCGTTATCGGCGGTGGCGGTTTAACAGGCGTTGAGCTTGTTGGTGAAATCGTAGACCACTTCCCTAAAGTTGCGGCGAAATACGGTGTTAAATTTGAAGATCTTAAAATCAAACTAGTTGAAGCAGGTCCAAAAATCTTACCGGTATTCCCAGAAAACTTAATCGATCGTGCAACTCAGTCATTATCTAAACGCGGTGTAGAATTCATTACATCAACACCTGTTACTGGCGTTGAAGGCAATGTTATTCAATTAAAAGACCGTGAGCCAATCGTTGCAAACACATTAGTGTGGACAGGTGGAGTTGCTCCACTTCCATTAGTAGCAGAATCAGGTTTAGCTGCAGATCGCGGTAAAGCAACAATCAATGACTTCTTACAATCTACTTCACATCCTGAAGTATTTGTTATTGGTGATGCTTCAGCACATATTCCAAACCCAGGTGACCGTCCAACCTATGCGCCAACTGCTCAAGTAGCATGGCAGCAAGGTGAAATTGCTGGTTACAACATTTTTGCACAAATTAAAGGTGCTGACCTTAAAGAATTCAAATTTACTAACTCAGGTACTTTAGGTTCTTTAGGCCGCAAAGACGGTATTGCTACAGTTGGGGCAAACAATACTCAATTAGTAGGTTTACCAGCTTCATTAATGAAAGAAGCTTCAAATATCCGCTATATGACTCATATTAAAGCGTTATTTGGCCTAGCATATTAA
- a CDS encoding aldo/keto reductase, whose amino-acid sequence MITSLQDTIKLNNEVKMPAMGLGVFQVENDTTAEIVKNAIELGYRSIDTAAIYGNEAGVGEGIKLALASTGLNREDLFITSKVWNAGLNYEETVSAYEESLEKLGLDYLDLYLIHWPGKNKFAESWSALEDLYIKGKIRAIGVCNFNISHLQDLMKNARVTPVINQVEFHPRLQQQSLRAFCKEHNIQLEAWAPLMQGDLLEDPTIAKIAEKYGKSNSQVILRWDIQNGVITIPKSVRKERMAQNADIFDFSLTDEEMQIINAMNLDKRVGPDPVVFDF is encoded by the coding sequence ATGATTACTAGTTTACAGGATACAATCAAATTAAATAATGAGGTAAAAATGCCAGCAATGGGCCTTGGCGTCTTTCAGGTGGAAAACGACACAACAGCAGAAATCGTTAAAAATGCGATTGAGCTAGGTTACCGCAGCATTGATACAGCCGCTATTTACGGAAACGAAGCGGGTGTTGGCGAGGGCATTAAATTAGCACTGGCCTCTACCGGTTTAAATAGAGAGGACTTATTCATCACATCTAAAGTTTGGAATGCCGGATTAAATTATGAGGAAACTGTTTCAGCTTACGAAGAGAGCTTGGAAAAATTAGGGCTGGACTATTTGGATCTATATTTAATCCACTGGCCAGGTAAAAATAAATTTGCCGAGTCTTGGAGTGCTTTAGAGGATCTGTATATAAAAGGTAAAATCAGAGCAATCGGTGTTTGCAATTTCAATATTTCGCATTTGCAGGATTTAATGAAAAACGCTCGGGTAACACCAGTCATTAACCAAGTTGAGTTTCACCCGCGCTTACAACAACAATCATTACGTGCATTTTGCAAAGAGCACAATATTCAATTGGAAGCTTGGGCTCCATTAATGCAAGGCGATCTACTCGAAGATCCGACGATTGCAAAGATTGCCGAAAAGTATGGAAAATCAAATTCACAAGTTATTTTACGTTGGGATATTCAAAATGGAGTTATCACGATTCCTAAATCCGTTCGTAAAGAGCGGATGGCGCAAAATGCCGACATTTTTGACTTTAGTCTAACTGATGAAGAAATGCAGATTATTAATGCGATGAATTTAGATAAACGGGTCGGTCCGGATCCGGTAGTTTTTGATTTCTAA
- a CDS encoding dehydrogenase yields MGKQLKSLQLDHYRSQTFSSIDAHYEAYIAMLETLVVEGNIEKVNAFLRFDSEPFILANSNMRILQLLLDTEQHIKENLKECLASLYLVIGHCYYFSIDFEQAKKYYRLASSFALEDENFSLLSLAMNNYYATQMDELPKDIFWDISKIPAVFLKMGNPEDERFLLVRFITHIELSLQIGKVEYAKKLFNDYFEEYPFEKFSRIDLHVRVLRGKILFENDRFECAIEVLHEVLLLCMKANSHKDLVQECYKYITQSYKLINEETLLKKMEQYQARFYRKIETDKRYMEKYIKTSITNEFELDKSFISPLQQFQLAGTYLLKSTKDAGFTLVLVDCKVVESEKEKLNEIIHLINLEMMKEMKEVIITSTRLDESTIGYIIQLSEKCTDTLCAKVFYKIREHYPKNESVLEAIYFASVNNKENNLPSYQKCLDLAYAYIYYEIYK; encoded by the coding sequence ATGGGGAAGCAACTTAAGTCATTGCAACTTGATCATTATCGTTCACAAACATTTTCATCAATCGATGCACATTATGAGGCATATATAGCAATGTTAGAAACATTAGTAGTAGAGGGAAATATTGAAAAGGTGAATGCCTTCCTTCGTTTTGATAGCGAGCCTTTTATATTAGCCAATAGCAATATGAGAATTTTACAATTGTTATTGGACACTGAACAGCATATAAAAGAGAACTTAAAAGAGTGTTTAGCAAGCCTCTATTTGGTCATTGGACATTGCTATTATTTCAGTATTGATTTTGAACAGGCAAAAAAATATTACAGACTGGCGAGCAGTTTCGCATTGGAGGATGAAAATTTTTCATTACTGTCACTTGCGATGAATAATTATTATGCAACACAAATGGATGAATTACCAAAAGATATCTTTTGGGATATTAGCAAGATTCCAGCTGTTTTTTTAAAGATGGGGAACCCGGAAGATGAGAGGTTTTTGCTCGTCCGTTTTATCACTCATATTGAATTGTCCCTGCAGATTGGTAAAGTGGAGTATGCGAAAAAGTTATTTAATGACTATTTTGAAGAGTACCCATTCGAAAAGTTTTCTCGTATAGATTTGCATGTCCGTGTACTAAGGGGAAAAATTCTTTTTGAAAATGACCGATTTGAATGTGCAATAGAAGTACTTCATGAGGTGCTCCTTCTTTGTATGAAAGCCAACAGCCATAAGGATTTAGTGCAGGAGTGCTATAAATATATTACCCAATCATATAAGCTGATAAATGAAGAAACTCTTCTAAAAAAGATGGAGCAGTACCAAGCGCGTTTTTACCGCAAAATTGAAACAGATAAACGCTATATGGAAAAATATATTAAAACGTCAATAACCAACGAATTTGAATTGGATAAAAGTTTTATATCGCCATTACAGCAGTTTCAGCTCGCGGGTACATATCTATTAAAATCGACAAAAGATGCAGGGTTTACGCTCGTACTAGTTGATTGTAAAGTGGTGGAGTCTGAAAAAGAGAAGTTAAATGAAATCATCCATTTAATCAATCTAGAAATGATGAAAGAGATGAAAGAGGTCATCATAACGAGTACACGCCTTGATGAATCTACAATCGGCTATATTATTCAGCTATCTGAAAAATGTACCGATACATTGTGCGCAAAGGTCTTCTATAAAATCCGTGAACATTACCCGAAAAACGAAAGCGTACTGGAGGCCATCTATTTTGCATCGGTAAATAATAAAGAAAATAATTTACCGAGCTACCAAAAATGCCTTGATTTAGCATATGCGTATATTTATTATGAAATTTACAAATAA
- a CDS encoding serine protease, with protein sequence MKDFDTSNSLFILNEQQLEQLIQLEHYDYFFHLIRHDFAQLSFAKYIVSDVWVYFYFEEEPVINSEHALIFLLRNFILNEVLISSKFKRLKKATVGSYTKALMASVMTVNLFLDYLREVLGILPKEQYDLYMKFENSSKQLFHDRFYEYEHYPKKLVQIETKIIKSLRDYLADNETKYADSKYKVIRFMDQFSIIKRELYEPLSLKN encoded by the coding sequence ATGAAAGATTTTGATACATCAAATTCTTTGTTTATTTTAAATGAACAGCAGCTCGAACAATTAATCCAGCTCGAACACTACGACTATTTCTTTCATTTAATCCGCCATGATTTTGCGCAATTATCTTTCGCGAAATACATTGTAAGCGATGTTTGGGTTTACTTTTATTTTGAAGAAGAGCCGGTCATCAATTCAGAGCATGCACTCATTTTTCTGCTTCGTAATTTTATATTGAATGAAGTACTAATAAGTTCGAAATTTAAACGACTGAAAAAAGCCACGGTTGGGTCGTATACTAAAGCTTTAATGGCTTCGGTAATGACCGTCAATCTATTTTTGGATTATTTGCGTGAAGTACTCGGGATATTACCAAAAGAACAATATGATTTATATATGAAGTTTGAAAACAGCTCGAAGCAATTATTTCATGATCGCTTCTATGAATACGAACATTATCCAAAAAAACTCGTCCAAATCGAAACAAAAATTATAAAGAGTTTACGTGATTACCTGGCAGACAACGAAACGAAATATGCTGACAGTAAATATAAAGTCATTCGTTTTATGGATCAATTTTCAATTATTAAACGAGAGCTGTACGAACCGTTATCTTTGAAAAATTAG